The DNA segment ATTGAGCTGAACCGCGATTTTGCACCAATCAAAGCCGAGTTTGAGCGTTTGCACCAAATGCTGCGCTGCGATGCCAGTCAAAAAGCGGCTGAGGCGGTGTTAGCACTGGTCGATGCTAGGATGTGAACTAATGGCGGTATTTAAGACGTTAACCGACGCCGATATGGCCATCTTCTCAACAGGTTTAGTGGCGGGCGTGGATGAAGTCGGCCGTGGCCCTCTGGTTGGCGATGTAGTCACCGCTGCGGTGATCCTCGATCCCAATCGCCCCATTGTTGGTTTAAATGACTCCAAAAAGCTCACCGAGAAGCGCCGCGAGGCCTTGTTCGATGAGATTTGTGAAAAAGCCTTAAGCTATCATGTGGGGCGGGCAACACCTTCGGAAATCGATGAGCTGAATATCCTGCATGCCACTATGCTGGCGATGCAGCGCGCGGTTGCAGGGCTTGCTCGTGCGCCCGAGTTAGTTTTAGTCGATGGTAATCGCAGTCCGGCGTTTACGCACCAAGGGCTGTCTCTGACTAGTCATAGCATAGTCAAAGGTGATGGCCTGATTGCGAGTATCAGTGCGGCGTCGATTATTGCCAAAGTCACCCGCGATCGGGAGATGGATGCCCTCGATGCCGCTTATCCCCAGTATGGATTTGCCAAGCATAAGGGCTATCCGACTAAGGCGCATTTTGACGCCATTGCCGAGCACGGTGTGTTCGACCAATATCGTAAAAGTTTCAAACCCGTCAAGGCATTACTGGAGCGATAACACCGATTGGGTGTTTTCACTTCAGCTTGAGAGCGAAGTCACTAGCCCAAGGGCTGTGACTTTGTTAGTCTGCTTTTTTAGTGATTGTTAACCTGCTATCCAAAGATAATTCTAATTATGTCCGATCCTCGTTTTGTGCATCTTCGTGTCCACAGTGACTTCTCTATGTCCGACGGTGTGGCTAAGGTCAAACCCATCCTCGCCCAAGTTGAGGCGAAGGGCATGGCTGCAGTGGCCTTAACGGATCAAAACAACCTCTGTGGTCTGGTCAAGTTTTATGGTGGCTGCCATGGGGCGGGGATCAAGCCGATTATCGGCGCGGACTTTTGGATGCAAGTGCCGGGTTTTGATGGCGAGTTTTGTGCCTTAACCATTATTGCGATGAATAATGATGGCTATCAAAATCTCACCCAAATCATCAGCCAAGCCTATTTGCGTGGCCATGTTCAAGGGCGTGTGGTGATTGACCAAGAATGGCTTGTCACCTACAACGAAGGCATTTTACTGCTATCTGGCGGTCGGGAAGGAGACGTAGGTAAGGCACTACTTAAGGGCAACAATACCCAAGTTGAGTCCTTATGCGAGTTTTATCAACAGCATTTTGAAGGGCGCTATTACCTCGAATTGTTGCGCACGGGGCGCCCCGATGAAGAGCGTTACTTGCACATGGCGGTGGGACTGGCGCAGGAAAAGGGCATTCCCGTGGTCGCCACCAATCAGGTGGTGTTTTTAAAACCCGAAGACTTTGAATCCCATGAGATCCGCGTTGCGATCCACGATGGTTTTACGCTTGCCGATCCCCGCCGGCCTAAAAAATACAGCGAGCAGCAGTACCTTCGCAGTGAAGAGGAAATGTGCGAGCTGTTTGCTGACATTCCTGCCGCGCTCGAAAATACCGTTGAAATCGCCAAGCGTTGCAACGTTACCATTCGCTTATACGAATACTTCTTACCGAATTTCCCCACCGGCGATATGTCGATTGAGGATTTTCTAGTTGATTGCTCTAAGAAGGGGCTCGAAGAGCGTTTAGAGTTCTTATTCCCCGATCCACAAGTGCGCGCCGAGCGCCGCGGTGAATATGACGAGCGTCTCGATGTGGAGCTTAAGGTTATCAACCAGATGGGCTTCCCCGGTTACTTCCTTATCGTAATGGAGTTTATCCAGTGGGGTAAGGATAACGGCATTCCTGTGGGGCCTGGTCGTGGTTCGGGCGCGGGCTCGCTTGTGGCCTATGCCCTTAAGATTACCGACTTAGACCCCCTCGAATTCGACCTGCTGTTCGAACGTTTCTTGAACCCAGAGCGGGTATCTATGCCCGACTTCGACGTCGACTTCTGTATGGATAGACGCGATGAGGTGATTGACCACGTGGCCGAACTCTACGGCCGTGAGGCGGTATCGCAGATTATTACCTTTGGTACCATGGCGGCCAAGGCGGTTATTCGCGACGTGGGTCGTGTGCTCGGCCATCCCTATGGCTTTGTGGACCGCATTTCTAAGCTTATTCCGCCAGAGCCAGGCATGACACTTGCCAAGGCCTTTGAGGTGGAGCCTGCGCTGCAGGAGTCCTACGATGCCGATGAGGATGTGAAAGATCTTATCGACATGTGCCGTAAACTCGAGGGTGTTACCCGTAACGCCGGTAAGCACGCGGGGGCGTGGTTATTGCGCCCACCAAGATCACCGACTTCTCGCCGCTCTACTGCGACGCCGAAGGTAAAAACCCGGTTACCCAGTTCGATAAGAACGACGTGGAAACCGCTGGCTTAGTCAAATTCGACTTCTTAGGGTTAAGAACCCTCACCATCGTCGACTGGGCGCTGGAGATGATCAACAAGGTGGAGGTTAAAAACGGCCGTCCACCGGTGCGGATTGAGGCGATTCCCCTAGACGA comes from the Shewanella seohaensis genome and includes:
- the rnhB gene encoding ribonuclease HII, which produces MAVFKTLTDADMAIFSTGLVAGVDEVGRGPLVGDVVTAAVILDPNRPIVGLNDSKKLTEKRREALFDEICEKALSYHVGRATPSEIDELNILHATMLAMQRAVAGLARAPELVLVDGNRSPAFTHQGLSLTSHSIVKGDGLIASISAASIIAKVTRDREMDALDAAYPQYGFAKHKGYPTKAHFDAIAEHGVFDQYRKSFKPVKALLER